Proteins from a single region of Canis aureus isolate CA01 chromosome 26, VMU_Caureus_v.1.0, whole genome shotgun sequence:
- the BPIFA1 gene encoding BPI fold-containing family A member 1: MFQIGGLIVFCGLLAQTTTLLEALSLPLEHTLFLEATPGQDPSPTDLAGDLTDGLSSGLLSGGLLDILENLPLLNILKTGGGTSGGLLGGLLGKLTSMVPLLDSIIELKITNPQLLELGLVQSPDGHRLYVTIPLGIVLNVNTPLTSSLVKLAVKLNITAEILAVKNDQGKIHLILGDCTHSPGSLQISLLNGFAPLPVQSLVDSLSSFLNKVLPELVQGEVCPLVNEVLSELDVTLVHSIAELLIHGLEFVIKV; the protein is encoded by the exons ATGTTTCAAATTGGGGGCCTCATTGTCTTCTGTGGGCTGCTGGCCCAGACCACAACCCTGCTGGAAGCCCTGTCTTTGCCCCTGGAACATACCCTGTTTTTGGAGGCGACTCCAGGCCAGGACCCAAGTCCCACAGATCTTGCTGGAGACTTAACAGATG GCCTCAGCAGTGGCCTGCTCTCTGGGGGTCTATTGGACATTCTCGAAAACCTTCCACTTTTGAACATCCTGAAGACTGGAGGAGGCACTTCTGGTGGCCTGCTTGGGGGCCTGCTTGGGAAACTGACTTCAATGGTCCCCCTCCTGGACAGTATCATTGA ATTGAAGATCACTAACCCCCAGCTGCTGGAACTTGGACTTGTGCAGAGCCCTGATGGTCATCGTCTCTATGTCACCATCCCTCTAGGCATAGTCCTCAATGTGAATAC GCCCCTGACCAGCAGTCTGGTAAAGCTGGCTGTGAAGTTAAACATCACTGCAGAAATTTTAGCTGTGAAAAATGATCAGGGGAAGATTCATCTGATTCTTGGTGACTGCACTCACTCCCCTGGGAGCCTGCAAATCTCCCTGCTTAatgg atttgctCCCCTCCCTGTTCAAAGTCTTGTGGACAGTCTCAGCAGCTTCTTGAATAAAGTCCTTCCTGAGCTGGTACAGGGCGAG GTATGCCCTCTGGTCAATGAGGTTCTCAGTGAGTTGGACGTCACCTTGGTACATTCCATTGCTG AGTTACTGATCCATGGGCTGGAATTTGTCATCAAGGTCTAA